A segment of the Mercurialis annua linkage group LG4, ddMerAnnu1.2, whole genome shotgun sequence genome:
TGAAGTCGACAATAATTTTCTTTTGCCAATGGAGCTAAACATTTCAAAACTTAGAACAAGTCACGATGTTCTTAGGTCTTTAGAATGGATCTTGGAGTTGTACATTGATAATATGCGTCAAGCAGGTTACTTGGGCttgaaaattattaatcaaaatctgcTCAATTGCAGTGATGAGATCAAGAGAAAAATAGGCTTTGCACTTAGACAACTTTGGGACAAGCGTTTGAAATGGAAAAGGCTAAGAGAGAAATTCTTTCTGTCTTGGACTAGAAGTGTCGCAGAAGCAGCTAGGAAAGGAGGTATCGGTCAACAAGAGCTAGATTGGGATAGTTATGAAGCGATAAAAGAAGACATAACTCTACAAGAGCTCCAGACAGAAATGGACAAGGCAATGCAAAAGGAACTAGCGGGGATAAATGCTAAGAGAAAGGCTGAGAGAGCAACCAaagcaaaagaagaaaaaatggcTAGGCTCGCTGAAAAGAGAAAAGAACGGGAAGAGAAAGCAAAGGCTAGATTAGCAGCAAAGAGAAAGTCGAGCAAAAAATTAAAGGAAAGTTCAGAAGATGGGTCGGTTATCCAAGAGCTGTCTCTTGGACAAAGGTTAACAAAGGTAGCTAAAACGATAACGCGAAGATATTCCCCATAAGTTTCAATGGTTCAGCAGATTTTTATCTGTATTTATAGCATGTTTTGATGCAGAAGTCCTTCCTTGATGCATTGCCAATTCGTTTATTATATGAATgacaaaatatattttgtttagaTTCGCCTAAAGAAGTCCATGAAAAATCATGCAACTACTCAACAAGAAGCATTGATATCCCACAATCCAGCTTGGAAGAAATTGGATGCTGAGCTTATGAAGAAAGAAAAAGTTCAAAGGGAAGTCTCATTTGCAGATCAGATTGAAGCTGCCAAAAACAGAAGATTAGAATCTGTTGGAAGGAAAGTTTTGGCAGAACCTTCTAGTGATAATGTTTTTGTGGGGAGGTCAATGGTTTAAGCCATAAGTTACATTATGTGCATGCCAGCAGTAAACGTTGCAATCATCGAGGAAAAGGTATGAATTACTTGCTATGTCAATATCATCCCCTATGCAGTTGAAATGGATGAAATTATGGACTCTGCCATAGTTACTTTTTCCAGAGCTAATCATGTGTTAAGCTTGGTGTAATACAATCTCCCTGTGTAGATAAGTAAAATATGTTGGTTTGATAAATGCTCATTTGTGAGTTCTCCAAACTTGAGAATTTAGCATATATGCAATTGATGaccgtttcaaaaaaaaaaatttgatacaTTTCAAAGGCTGCTAGAGTAAATCAGATTTAGAAAAGATTAATACGAAAACATTACAATCGAAGACTATTGGATGCAGCAGGCAGAAATGAAGAGGTGACTGTAGCCACTAGTTGCAGTCTGTCTTACAGCACCAGCTTAATTTTCTATCTACTCCTATATGTTTATAGTTATGCTGAGTAGGTATTAATTTAGAATGACTTAttgaagtaattttttttttgtctacaCATTTTGCATTCCATTTCattagtttttagtttttaatactTAGCTAAGTGTAGATTATCCATCAATTGATTTAATAGCTCAATTTCGCAGACGTTTGCATCACTTCTCATAATCtcatttttattgtttgtcAAATGTTAGCAAATAATAAGTTGATGTAACTATTTTCTCGTAAAAATTGCAGGCAAAACAAAGGTCGGTCTGAAACTTTTTGATCTATCATGTGCACATATTCAAATTGAGGACAGAGTTCATTAACTATCGGGGACAAAGAAATTGAAGAATGATACAGATTATTCTGTGCCGAGTATGTATGATATTTGAGTTAGTTTTGAGGTACATAGCACTTTTGCAGAATTCCTATCATGCTAAGTTTATATGTGGATAATGAAGTAATGAATTGcatttcattattaattttaggGGTAATGTTAAATTCATAAACtgtatatgtttttttaatttcatcacgAACTTTAATTGTCTCAATTGtatgtataaatttttatttttcttaattcgaTGCATATGTTGACATGTCACTCATTCTAGGTGAATGTCATTTTTAAGGCACATCATCATATTAAGACATCGTGTatcgaattgaaaaaaaaagagtagAACTCCATGCATACAATTGGgacgttttaaagttcgtgattaaattgagaaaacgggtatagtttatgaatttttacAGTATAACCTCTTAATTTTATCGATCAATTTAAGTTTGAGGATAAACTTTtcctaaaatatttttagatttaaaaacaagaaaaatctAATCCGTAAGATATAAATTGAactaaaagaaatttttttattggagtgatttagtttattaaataaaaaaaataaaaaaaattattttgtacaAAGTTtgtccttttttattttaattcatatacaAAATTCATGTCTTAATTTTCATTAGAAGGCGAAGTGAGTTATGTCCTAACTTTCATAATAGGCAAGTTCGGATATGGATCAATATATAATCCAAGGCAAGTTCGGACATGGATCGATATATAATCCAAAACAATAAGTAAGGCTATTTGTGGGCCTTAGCATCTCTATTGTATGGTatttttagtataaaaatagcaaaatactaaatataacacatttttaaaatttattctccaatgtaaaatgatttattaaatgataaattttaaaattttaattgattttgattttatatgcATTAgacttaaattattaattattaatttgtctttaatttattatttaaatgattatattaaaatacacatttttaatagataatttagtatcaaatttggcacaaaattTAACATATTCTAATATTAGCATAGAATATAGCATTACAATGGAGATGTGTTTTTCATCataaatgttaaatttaaacattgagATGTTAATTTTACATTGCAATGGGGATGCTCTACTATAGttaatatagttttttttttaaagagttaATATAGTTTTTCTTAACTATATGTTTTGTTTGacaaaaaatatgtattttctGTCACGCTAGCCAATCTGGTGATccaacaacaataataaaaacaaaataactcgagagcaaataaaaaaaatgaatttcttGTGACAGAAAATACATATTTGttatgattttaatttcaaaattgaatTTGTTGTTTCTGAAGTTGGTTCTAATGTTTCTCCAATAGAATGACCAACCAAATCTTGGCTTTCAGCAAAAGCTAAATTCACGCCATAAATGATAGTTATtctgatttaatttcaaatttttaaaattgttgatATTGTGTGAAAATGATGTCAAGAAAAAATTTAACATATGTGATATATCATTTGCTATGATTATTGAACGTGAGTTAAAGAGTAATTTTACTGAATATGATTAGTAAAACTATATAGAGGCAGAGTTTGAAATATATGCTAATTCTATATAGCTACAATTCTTATTAAGATGATCTACCGTTTTATTTATGAGAGAGCTGAATTATTCTTTCTTATTATCCATGTTGTTATACCTGTTGAAGTGGGAATCCCACATtgattgtgtgtgtgaatggacatgtgtttaaatattggttgggcacctccacttaacaccaattggttttaagatggaatctaacatggtatcggagccttgtccattcacacaatttgaatttggcccggcccacgtaAGATGCGTGAGGGGGGATTGGTTACTCGGCCCggacacgctacgcgtgagggggagtgttgaagtgggaatCCCACATtgattgtgtgtgtgaatggacatgtgtttaaatattggttgggcacctccacttaacaccaattggttttaagatggaatctaacaataCCATCAAGCGATGTACAACTCAAAATATcttgccaattttttttattttaaaaataacaaaatccgTATAGggtagataaattaaaaaaattagttgaaaaacaatactaaaactaaaaatataatgtaAACCCCATTTATTTCTTATAAGAATAAAAGAATTTTGAGGCGAGGAGGTGATTTTTAGTCAAAAATAGGCTAAAAACCACCTCCCACCATGCAAGAGTTTAGAATATGGCTAAGTTTTGTTGTATATCACCTTCAAAACATGCATATTTGagcttttcatttctttttattttattttttagtccTCTAAACTCAAATTCGAAGATTTAAACCTTCGATTCTACATTTTGGTGGCTTCATGGGCATAAATGAACGGAGTTGCTCATGAGTAACTAGGTGTTCAGCTCGATAAAAGCTTGGTTCATATTCGTTCTTAATTTAAACAAACCAAACTCGGTCTTGGTTTTATgttcattaatttaaaaaagcCAAACATGAAAATATTGTTGTTCGGCTTATTTAGGTTCACGAACAGATCGATTAGTGGTTCGTGAATAAGCTTGTGAACAAGTTAGTGAAAGAGCTCTAATTAGAGTTTGTGAACAAGCTCGATTGgaaactcgattaggtgttcgGGAACTGACTCATAtccaaattaatttatataaatattgtatatgatactaaaattatatacatAGGTTTAACAATATAACAATTTTGATGCAATGTATACTAGCATAGTTTTGTACTCgcaaattttatatgttttaactGTTAAATAAACGGGCTCGCGAATGAGCTCGCTTGATACTTATCGAGCTTgttcacgagcttgttcatTTAAcagctaaacgaacgaacacaagccgaacatgaacactataaagtGTGAATCGAACATGAACTCCCTATTCAAAActcgaacgaacatgaaccgaacatgaataTGAATACCTTATTCGCTAAACGAGCTGGACATGAACACTTCAAAACCCGGCTCGACTTGGTTCATTTACACCTCCAATGGCATGCGCTCTTCATTTATACTGGAACTATTTTAGTGGTGAAACAAATGGCGGTAattgatataaatgaaaaaaaaagtatataaaaaggtctagttattttttaaatctaaaattttatgttttttaaaaagttactaaaatgttttttaatttttactgtAATGTCCAATTTAAAAGGTTTTTTTACAGCTGtgcttaaaattttgaatttcatttttgaatttCTGCATTCTTTATCAATTACAACCATATTTTagaatactagtttcgcattacgtgctctgcacgtgactcgtaacgtaactcgtcaatgaacatattaataatttttttataattatatcaatttttttataattaatatcaaattagttaagaatttttataaaagtagaTATAAATtgattaagaatttttataaaagtaagatagaaatttaaataatattatattgaccaaatacagtattttaattttgtagttcaatcaaactaaaagataggtattcctactaatttggagacaatttagttatttcttACATACTAAATtgggagataatttagctacctattctaattaggactttaattacaatagtgatgaATTAAAtcactaattagttaatgactataaaacctttatttagtagtaaactgaaaaggattattcagtaaatttaccTGTCCCCCCcctcccatccgtgcttttatatatagtatagacatagataatctaacttttaaaatgagttatacgaaaaaataagtaaaagtttgaatttctaaaaataaaatttaaagcttttggacataattataaaaaaaactttttaaatttaatataattaaaaaatttaatcataattgataaaagacgtaacaatttaaatttaaaaaattgtttgtaTAAAAAATAGGTTTTAAGGAATTAGACTCCATTCCATTGATTTTGAGTTAAGGAGgggctaaaataaaaaatttaagggCTCAAATATTTACTTTTGTATTATCTTTGGCTCATTTAACAATGTTATATACTTATTGAACAAAATAGagacaaaaacaaaaagaacaataGCATTCCAATTCAAATTTTGCACTAATTAGATTCTTGCTTATCATTAGTTTTTGACTATACATAGTAATCTTAAACTTTATCCAATTAAAGAAATTCTAGTGTTAACATAGAACATTAAACTCATTATCATATACTTATTCTCTAACAAGTTTACTACATTATCCATTCTCAAACCTAAACATTCTAACTAAAAATAGGTTTAAGGAGAAGAATTAATTCTCTATCATACATTTAAATAGTTCTAATATCTTGTCATACTCAATGCAGTTCCCAACATGACACGTTACCACTATAACTTAATGCATCTCTATTTTGGTACTAAATTTATTAGGTCACTAAACTTTtgtttaattacaatttaactactaaacttttgtttaattacaatttaactaCTAaacttttgtttcattttttggtagctaaatattaattttttatttcaaaatgaaaattcCGATTAATTTATATGGCTGCCCGAGCTAGAATATTGAAAGAATCTTTGCCACATCATCAATACAGTCAAACGTCACatcatttaaaaatcattactAATTCTAAAGAAAAATGTAATATTTGGTGATCTTTGattaaaaatcatattattttatattaattttttaaaataattaaataaatatttaaaaaattaagtaaataaaaatgtaactaaaattattataaattagtacAATGCGGCATTGTCAATTAATTTGTTAGaattttattagtatttaatttttaatatctaatactatcaattaattatttcagATTTTTTTCAATGTTTCAGAATTAAAGctttattaagttttttttaatttcacacaacaataaatttgattattcGTTCTAAaactttatcaaaatataatatcacTTCCAAACTTCCAATGATGTGTCATTTGACGAGATTATCAACGTAGCAAAAACTCTCTGAATATTCAACCTCAAGCGGCCATGTCAGCaacttttttttgaatattttcattACGATACAAACAATTAAAGTTtagtaaaaacagaaaaaataagtttaaaacaCAAACTGTAACTAGACTAAAGTTTAGTGATCTCAACAATTTTATACCCCCACTCACGAACTTCTTTGACACACAAAATTTAGCAACTATTCTTAGTTAAACAACAACTCACTTTTCCTCTTCAAGTCCCGATATAGAAACTTCTCTTTTTTCATCTCTTTAACTCAAAACTATTACACTACTGATCATAAGAACTCTCACAGATCTCATCATTTTGTCTAACAGATTCTTCTTGCAATCAAAATCATCCACAAAATCAAGAAATGGGCCGAGGAAAAATTGAAATCAAGAGGATAGAAAACCCTACAAACAGGCAGGTTACTTATTCCAAGAGAAGAAATGGAATTTTCAAGAAAGCTCAAGAACTCACTGTTCTTTGTGATGCTAAAGTTTCTCTGATTATGTTCTCTAACA
Coding sequences within it:
- the LOC126676204 gene encoding stress response protein NST1, which gives rise to MKTMAYPAICSLLLQNCFKDFPHSTFWRFSAAYPSNNNTVLLPTLNYVLQCTNSNCRFHCQLPILGSFRPRLQIKRQQPYFRLPQCHQDSVDSVVETLNDNDNDNPPQRRRRRRRRKAHGNKGKVPWNKGKSHSPETRVLIRQRTLEALRDPQIRKKMAEHPRSHSDEIKRKIGFALRQLWDKRLKWKRLREKFFLSWTRSVAEAARKGGIGQQELDWDSYEAIKEDITLQELQTEMDKAMQKELAGINAKRKAERATKAKEEKMARLAEKRKEREEKAKARLAAKRKSSKKLKESSEDGSVIQELSLGQRLTKIRLKKSMKNHATTQQEALISHNPAWKKLDAELMKKEKVQREVSFADQIEAAKNRRLESVGRKVLAEPSSDNVFVGRSMV